TCTTTTGATGGAGTACTGTTCCCCTACTAAACGGACAATAGCTGGAATGTCCTTCGAGATTATGTGGGCTGTGGGTTTGATATACTTAGGTGGAGTGGCGTATGCTGTTCGAGATTGGCGAGATTTACAACTCGTTTTGGCTATACCAACTATTGTTGCTGTTACTTGGACATGGCTCATTCCAGAATCGATGCAATGGTTGTGCACAAATGATCGAAAAGCTGATGCGTTTAAAGTGTGTGTACAAACGGCTAAATATAACGGAAACTACAGTAGCATTGAAGTCGAACATAGATATTGGTTAGAGAACATAGAGAAGGAGCCGGTAGTGTGCAATAGTAATTCGACTGAAAATAACACGTATAGCGCCAAGGAGATTTTACGTGACATATTCACCACTCGTTGTTTGAAAAAACACATATTCATAATGGCTAGTACATGGTTCATTGTATCAATGTGTTATTATGGAATTCTACTTTTCATTCCATCAATGCCTGGGGATCGTcatataaatttcattattggAGGACTCTTTGAAATGTTCACATCTACAAGTATGTATTTCGCACTGGCTAAATTTGGACGGACAAAAACAACAATGGTCTGCCTTTGTTTAAATGGAATACTCCTCGTAGTAATCGGAGTTTGTAGTAGCTACGGAGCAGTTGGTAAAGATATAGTCTTTAAAAGTTGTTGAATTAAGTGGTCATGTTTCTTCTCCTTTAGCGGTAATTCAGATAACTACTGCAGTGCTCTCACGTGGAATAGCTTCCGCTCTCATTTACGTAAATTTTGTACAAGGAAATGAGTTATTTCCGACAATAACTCGTGGTTGTGCCTCTGGGATATGTGGTTTATTGGGCAAATTTGGAACTGTTTTAGCACCATTTGTGTTGCCATTGGTAAATTATTATCCAGCACATAGCAGCagttcttttaaaaataattattttattgcttgccccatgcgaaaattatCCGTTACTTAGCAGTTTCCACACAGTTTCCATGACGTGAAGAACACTTTCAGTTCATTTTACttgaatttatttgtgttAATTAACTTTCACATAAGGCAGGCAATAAAGCTGCTGGATGCTGCTACGTTCATTAATTTGGAACCTGGGGATACTCGCAAATTTACTTGTGTGTTTTTGAGTCACTTGCTTCTacaactgtttttcgacaagtgtagttgtACGCCTCGTCTTCCGAAGCCTGATGCTCAAAAAATAAACTTGcgagtttgcttttatcacaaaattgttacctcatgtaatgaccAACTGTTTCAGCATCCGATGTAATCTATTGTTCTATTTCAGGCGAAACACGTATCACCTATACTTCCAATGGCAATTCTTGGAATACTGTCCATACTTAGCGGCTTAGCGCAGTATTTCCTGCCAGAaacattaaatattcaaactCCCAATTCGGTTGCTGATGCACAGAAAATTTGGGAGTAGGCAAATTAGTTTCCGTAACTACAGTAACTAATGATACTGTTTGCCTACTTGACTGAGTGTATGAGATCTCGTTAAACGtaatattttgcttttgtGGAAAATGTTAAGAGTGTTATGTGATAAATTTAACTTGATTTATACTTCCATTTGTGCGTTTTAATTCTTTTCAGGCTTGAGTGTACTTAGTCATCCGGTCTAGAAATAGATGTGGAAAATGTACAtgggtttttgttttgtttgatgttCGTAATTAGTCATATTGAAACGATGCTATCGATGCTAATTGAGTTAATAGTGTAGTAAGAATGTTCAGAGTTACAATTGCCACTTCATCGGGCATTTGATTCAAACAATGTAGTAGATAGATGGAACAGATTCAAAAGAGATATAAGCTCAGGAGTTCGGAAGGCCTGACCGTTTCtgcaattcaaaaaattattatttttgaaagtctacaaacattttgcaaatttcGTACTCAACATTTACTTCTGTGGCTCATCATATTCTGACTTTCTATAGAAATGTTTTCGATATACATTCATTCCACTTCCACCACAAACACCTCAGACATATAATTCTTACTGAAGACCTTTGtaatttcaatattcaatTATGTTCTTCTGcacgaattaataaattttatcgaaagaCGTGATTTTGATTcgatattttcgataaattttatgaTGGATCGCTcagaatatatatttttcatttgctgTTATGTAATACCATACATCAGTAATCTGATCAAAACATTTGGTAATTTGAGGAATTAATTCCGATCCAAGAATCAAAGTGCTGTTATAATTCAATTATCTGAAAAATTGTAGGACGATCGTTTCTTTGTGTATCTGTTACCATTATGCATTATTGGATGCACCCACTGTGCAGCTTGAATATCATAAATAACTGACACTTTGATGTTCAGATATTGAAGCCAATAAATGCAACATTAAACACATTAAACCCGAAAAACAACATTATTACAACTCCATCCAATTAAGCTTTATACCTTTGATTAGGCGAAACGGAGTCgttaacataattttaattaaaaaatttaaatgtagcGGTTCGACTGTGTtgtatttttacataaaattaaaattaaaaatttgaatttcaaacagacaaaaaaaagagatcGACCAACCAAACCCACAGCTGGAACTCTTTGACGATGAAaaagaattgagaaaaaaaatgcttaCAATCAAATGGTCCGAAAGATTTATTTCTGCCTATTTAAACATACAAACAGAATCTTTCCAAACCCATAAATTGTGTCGTCGTCGAGTCGATGTgtttgaaaacaaatgaaaataataattttttgtgagaTGAATTAATTACAGTTTACAAATGTTtggatagaaaatattttcgaaagtaaaacctcaaaatatttatcaacATCTATTGGCGCTTTGAATTCTAATGTTCAGAAGCGTTAccattgaataaaaattggtaaatGGCAGATATTGTTTTAATCAATTAGAAACGGCTAGCCATCTGTTACCAAGAAAGATAAGAAAAATATGCTAAAGAGCTTTCAATAGAGCGTCAATACTGCATGTTTAGATCAAGCCATGACTTTCTATAGTTAAGTGCGTCCCCTCTAAAACTCTTAAACTGTTATCTTgtattacaaaataaatgttaaaaccaatgaagtagaagattctGTGTCGTCAAAACTAAGCAAGCAGTAGAAGTAACATATTTAATTGATATGTTCTGGAAGGTAAGAATTGAGTTTTTAGCCATATCGAATTCATAACTAAACTGACCCTTCAAAGGTGTgactaaaatatttgttttttcgttcctaTAAAATTATCAGACTCAAACTCCGTAACCAGCAGTTGTTTCCAATATAAACAGAAACagttaatcatctgttatagacagcaaaaaaataaaacaataaccGTAGGTAAATGACGTCTTATATAGTGAAAAGTATGTTAATGattcgaatgaagtaaaagatttttttttatcaaatactAGCTTACactttcaacaaatgaagtagtagatgcAATCAGCATTGCTTGTAGTCTCTAAGAGGTTAAAAATGTGAAGACTCAATCACGTTAActgaagcaaaataaaatttacacaaattaAATGCACAGTTCCAggtacaatttaaaaaaaaaactaaaagttATTAACGAAGAGGAAGTGAAGtaataaatcaacaaaaaactttatttcaaaTTCCCCCAACAAAAGTGTTGTGTTTGGCTTTAGAAGTACGACAAAACTAATGTATACATAATTCCAGTAAATGCACATCTTGATCGAACGAAATAATAGAAATTAACATTGTTAAATATGCATAATGCCTAAACCGTACCTTCCAGCTAATGCCGTCGGTTACctttcacttatttttgttaacattttcccaaattattattcacacgaaaaatgcaaaaaacaaTGCACGGTCTCCTGTTTCtttatggttttttttattcgtctcTATCTATGCCATCCATGTTGTTATTTTGAAACTAATATATCGTGTCTTCTTTTTGCCATTTAAGACATATCTTTCGATAATgctaaacaataaattttaacaaataaatgcAATTCTATTTATTGTTGCGCAAACATAGCCGTAAGGTTACTTCATCttatttcaatcaaaacaTTCGATGAATGGCACTATACCAACTACTGtgttgtgtaaaaaaaaacgataagaTTTAACGAGGTGAGGAGATAACTGAGATACAAAGCTTAGCTATTACTGCAGTGGTCATTGCAGACAGCAAATGTATTGCTTACTAATTTTACTCCATTTCAcgttttttctttgatattttttggTGGAATTCAAacaatgcaagaaatggattGAGTCCCAAAACGAACCGTAATACATCTGCTATCTACAACGACGACAGTAATAAATGAAGACCTCTCACTCATGTTCTcttatttagcaaaaaatatgTTACACCAACGAAGTAAAAGAACTTGTAAGAAACATTAGGCGATACTacaatcaaaagaagtagtagattataTAACGGATGACATTATCCAAACCAAATAATTTTGGTATCTTTTGATGGTTTGGAATCTCAACGATTTCATACACgttttcaacaaaacaaatgttaCAGCAAATTTCTATTACCTTTCAAGCGAACAATTACCGCGTTTACCAGAAGGTAGAAATCATCAGCTAAAGATGTTACAT
This genomic stretch from Bradysia coprophila strain Holo2 chromosome II, BU_Bcop_v1, whole genome shotgun sequence harbors:
- the LOC119071519 gene encoding solute carrier family 22 member 9-like, which encodes MSEKVKVFYEKLPKLIDDVIAPMGRFQYAIAFMLCFNSVIVAKETVVTTFYSYQPNFSCKNLKANQCSPNGTCTDGYDFDDKDHTVVSEWSLICNREYLVPIISTLYFSGMAIGSFVCGLISDRFGRKPTLLLCLYAQGVIGLSLSIVYDINWFIALRFLQGFFVQGLLTSIYVLLMEYCSPTKRTIAGMSFEIMWAVGLIYLGGVAYAVRDWRDLQLVLAIPTIVAVTWTWLIPESMQWLCTNDRKADAFKVCVQTAKYNGNYSSIEVEHRYWLENIEKEPVVCNSNSTENNTYSAKEILRDIFTTRCLKKHIFIMASTWFIVSMCYYGILLFIPSMPGDRHINFIIGGLFEMFTSTSMYFALAKFGRTKTTMVCLCLNGILLVVIGVCSSYGAVAVIQITTAVLSRGIASALIYVNFVQGNELFPTITRGCASGICGLLGKFGTVLAPFVLPLAKHVSPILPMAILGILSILSGLAQYFLPETLNIQTPNSVADAQKIWE